The region CATGGACATCCCCGAGGAGGCGCACCGATGACCCTGAAACGCGTCATCCTGGAGATGGGCGCCGGCAACGACCTGCACGGCGGCGACTACACCAAGGCCGCCGTCCGCGCCGTGCAGGACGCCCTGCATCACAGCTCGCTGACCTTCATCCGCAGCCTCGGCATCGACAAGAACGAACTCCATGTCGACGTCACGATCGGCGTGCAGAAGCCGGAGCAGGTGGATACCGAGAAGGTGAAGGCGACGCTGCCGGTCGGCCGGATCACCGTGAAGGCCGTGAAGGGCGGGCTGGACATCCCCGACGAGGTGGTCGGCGACGTCGCGGTCATCGCCAGCGCGGCGATCGAGGTGCGGATCGACCGCTGACCGCCAAGCCCTCCTTAACCATTTCCCCCTAGCGTCGGCGGTCTCGAAGCAAGAACACCGGAGACCCCGACGTGAGGACCCTTTTGGCACTGGCGAGCCTGCTCGTCCCCTCTCTGCTCTACCCGGCCCTCGCCGCCGAACCCGCCGGGGCGAACGCCTATCCGGGTTTCTCCGCCGGTCCGACGGCCGGCACGCTCGGCCTCGGTGGCGAAGTCGGCGTGCGGATCAACGACTATGTCGGCGTGCGCGCCGGCGGCAGCTGGTTCGACTACAGCTTCTCCGACAAGCCGGACGACCTGAAATACGACGTCGACCTCACCTAGTCGTCGTTCGGCGCCGTGGTCGACGTGCATCCCTGGGGCAACGGCTGGCGCGCCACGGCGGGCTTCCGCCTCAACGGCAACGACGCCGACCTGAAGGGCCGCTCGTCGGGGCCGGTCGACATCGGCGGAACGACGTACCAGCCGGCGGAGCTCGGCACGGTGCGCGGCGACCTCGAGCTCAACGAGTTCGCCCCCTATCTCGGCGTCGGGTACAGCACCCCGCTGTGGCGCGACCGACTGGAGCTCAGCTTCGACGCCGGCGTTCTGTTCCAGGGCAAGCCCAAGGCGAGCCTGAAGGCCAGCGGCCTCCTCGCGAACGATCCGCAGCTGATCGCCGACCTGAACGAGGAAGCGAACGACATCGAGAACGATCTGGACTGGCTCGAATTCTACCCGGTGGTCGGCGTCGCCCTGCGCTACCGTCTCAACTGACGAACCGACGCACGGCTCCCTCCGACGCTTCCGACGCTCGGCCGAAATCCACCCCATGTAGAGGTTACGGCGTAGTAATCTTTCGGATGTTGATTCCGCTTCCGGCTAAGCTCAATATCCTTTTGGACGTTTTGGCTCACCCGCTTTGATGTCCATTCAAGGCCGACCGGTGTTTCACCGGTCGGCCTCTTTTTATGCCGAGAGCGCCAGCGGCGGCGGCGACGATGGTACCTTCGCCCGGCTCGGGCGCAGGTGTTCGCGCGCCCAGACCGCCGCCTGGGTCCGGTTCGAAACCCCGATCTTGCTCAGGATGATCCGGACCTGGACCTTGACGGTGGCCTCCGACACGTTCAGCCGCCGGGCGATCTCCTTGTTGGGCAGACCGTCCGTGATCGCCGAGAGGATCTGGCTCTGACGCGGGCTCAGGCGCGGTTCGTCCCCGTTGCTCGGCTGCCGCAGAGCATGGACGTCGCTGCCGGCCGTGTCGCTGATGTCGAGCAGCTCCGCCGAGACGATCCGCCCGCCGAGCAGCACCACCCCCAGCGCGTGCGACAGACCGTTCACGCTCATGTCGAGCGACAGCACGGCGTCGATGGTGCCGTCGAAGACGGCCTTCATGTCGGACCGGGTCTGCTTGCTGCGCGTGAGCAGGATGACGCGCGTCAGCGGCCAGCGCAGCCGCAGGCGCGGGATCAGGTGGATTTCCGCATCCCGGTCGCCGTCCATGTCCAGCCAGAGCACCACATGCGGTGCCTCGCGAAGGTCCGTTCCCATGAATGCAGCAATCGACGGGCTTTCGCCGATGATCTGAAAATGGGAATCGAGCAGTTGCAGGAAGCACTGACGTAGCAGCCGGTCACCCCCCACGGCATAGGCTTTCAGTTCCGTCGCGATCACGATGAGCCCCCCTTGTTGCCTCAGTCGTTCGCCTCCCGATCGGCCCGAAGGTCAACGATCAAGTCTATTTGATCTAAATCCTACCCAGAAAGTCAATGCCTACATGCATTTGTTACTATATAATGAGGCATCGGATGCCAAAAGGCACAGAGTCGCCGTACCAAAGTACGTCCCAAAGATGCTCTTGCCTGGATTTGATCACACGCCACTTTCTAGGTCGAGTGAGGAGGGTCACATGCCTGCATTGCATCGTCCCGTTCGGCTGTTCCGCCCTGACCGGCGGTCGTCCTGCCGTACCGTCCTGGCCTTGGCGCTCGTTCCCCTCATCGCTTGCGGCTCCGCGGCAGCCGCTCGCGCGGACGATCCGGTCGTGATCAGCGTGGGCAACACGTTCGTGAATCGCGTTTCGGTCGGCACCGGCGCGCCCCGACTTGCACCGGCCGGCAGCGACGTCCGCCTGGGCGACGACCTATCGCTCGGCCGCGGCGTCATGATCGTTCTGCCCGAAACCAGTTCCGCCGATACGCCGTCGCGGGAGGTCGCCCTCCGGCCCACGGACCAGTCGCCGCAGGCCGCTGCCGGCTCCGACCTGGGCGTTCGCCCCGCCGGCCTCGCCAACAACTACCGGGGCACCGCCTTCGTGCCGTGGCTCGAGACGCTCTCGCTCGTGAGCGACGCCTTCGGCGGATATGCCGGATCGCCCGGCCTGCACTCGCAGTGGTCGAGCGAGATAGACCAGTGGGTAGCCATGGTGGGCGCCCCCGGCGCCCTCGGCCCGCACTGAGCAGCCTGCCGGACCGATATCCCCGCCCCGGCGACGCCCGCGTCGCCACGCCCGGCCGCGGCCGGTGCCCACCCTCGATCCGGCCAGCCGGAACCCAAACGCGTGCAATCGTTGGGTGCGCCGATTCCAACGGCGTCCGCGGGTAGCGCGGATATCCGGCCGGCATCCCCCGGTTGCAGCACCGCCCCAGCGATACTCATCGGCGTACCCCGCAAGATCGCTTTCCCTCCTGAATAACTTTAATCAAGATTGAATTGTCGCCGAACGTAGACGGCGTCAGCGCAGGTAAAGCGAAAAATAATCAGGCATTCGCGGCTCGATAGACCGCTGGTCGCGGCTGTTTGCCGGAGGGGGACTGGTGCAGACGAAACGCGCGAATTGGGGGGTGGCGTGCGCGCTGCTCGGAGCGATCGGCATTGCCGGCTGCAGTCCGCAGGAGTTCCACGGACGCAAAGGTGTCGAGCCACTCTATAGTTTCCCGGTCACCGACAATTCGACCCCGTATTCGCGCTGTCTCGCCGATCTCTCGGCGCTGCGCGGACCGGAGACGAAGCTGCCGACCTTCGCCGTCGGCGAAGTCGCCGACAAGACCGGGAAGATCGACTACGAGGACGAAGGTCACAAGATCTCCCAGGGCGTCAGCGAGATGGTGATGTCCGCGCTCGGACGCACCGGCATGGTCAACCTCGTCGAACGCTTCGACCTGCGGATTCCTTTGGCGGAAATGCGCATGGCCGAGCAGAAGTTCATTCCGGCGCGCCTCACGGACTTCAAGCTGCAGAGCTTCGACTTCCTTGTACTGGGTGCCGTCACGGAACTGAACTTCAACATCGTCAGCGGCGGGCTCGGCCTGGCGATCGCCGGCATCGGCGCCAACGCGCGCAACGTCGTGATCAACGTGGCGCTCGACATCCGCGTCATCGACCGCCGCACCTTCGGCGTGCGGTTCATCAGGAGCCTGCAGAAGCAGATTTACGGATACGAGGTCGAAGCCAACGTCTTCCGCTTTTTTGGCACGACCCTCGTCGAGTTCGAGGCCGGGAATATCAAGAACGAGCCAATACAGCTCGGCCTCAGGTCCGTCGTGGAAATGGCAGTGTACCAGATCATGACGGACTTCCTCGGCCTGCCGGCGAGTAGTGGGTGCTCGCTGGAAACGGGCTTCTTTCAGAACACACCCGCACCAAGCGAAAGGGTGAGTCAATGACGAGCAAGCTTTCCTTCCTGACGAGCGTCGCGGCCGGCGCCATGGTCCTCGGCATGGCCGCGACCCCCGCCAGCGCTTTCGACAAGCTGAACTGGGAGTGGAACCTGAAGGTCGACGAGAAGGTTACGAAGAACGTGAAGATCGACGTCGACGTCGATCCGAGCGGCCTCGTCCTTCTCGAGAACGTCCAGGTCCAGGTCGGCGACGTGAAGGCGGAGTCGATCGTTACCGGCATCGACAACAACCAGTACGATGCCAACGGCGGTTCGACGATCGTCGACCTCGGGACGCTCGGGTTCACGGGTACTTACAATGGCAACGGCGTCGTCTCGCCGTCCTCGTTCACGCCGCAGGGGGGACCGGCCGACTTCAATCCCACTTTCATGAGTGGCACGGTGTCCGGAGGCGGGACCCTACCCATCGTCGGCGGCGGCGGCCTGACCACGAACTACGACCTAGGTTCGATCGAAGTCACCGTCGACCCGACCGGCACCTTCGACGCCAGGACGGAATTGCCGGAAGTGATCAGCGCGGCCACCGCCGTGGGCAACAATTCGAGCATCGACAGCGAAGTGATGGTCGAGGTGCACGAGGGCCAGTTCCTGTTCGACACGGTCGACGGTGGCGTCGAAGCGGGTCTGCCGGAAGGTCTCGCGGCGCTCGCGATCTACGAGCTGTTCGACGACAACTACGGCGACATCAACACCAACCACCTGGTGGGTGCCGCCACGCTGGTCGGCGCGGTCGGCGGCCTGATCGACAAGGCGGAGATCTCCGCCGTGTCGCGGGTCTCGAACATCCTCAACGCCTCGGTCGACAGCGCGGCCACGGCGGTGGGCAACAACAAGTCCATCAACATCGAACCGCGCACCTTCGCCGATGCGGTCATGATGGGCGACGTGACCCAGGTCAGCGTCGCGAACGTCAGCGCCCTCTCCGACGTCCGCAACGTCAGCCTGAACAACTACACCAACCTCGGGAAGATCGGCGGGCCGGTCGTCAATTCGGTGGCCACCGCGGTCGGCAACAACCTCAGCGTCTCGGTCAAGGCGCCCGTGGTCGACTGATTTCTACCGGTACCCCTTGGTGGGAGCGGCATCCGCCGCTCCCACACCTTCTCCTTCCGCA is a window of Constrictibacter sp. MBR-5 DNA encoding:
- a CDS encoding Lin0512 family protein — its product is MTLKRVILEMGAGNDLHGGDYTKAAVRAVQDALHHSSLTFIRSLGIDKNELHVDVTIGVQKPEQVDTEKVKATLPVGRITVKAVKGGLDIPDEVVGDVAVIASAAIEVRIDR
- a CDS encoding response regulator transcription factor gives rise to the protein MIATELKAYAVGGDRLLRQCFLQLLDSHFQIIGESPSIAAFMGTDLREAPHVVLWLDMDGDRDAEIHLIPRLRLRWPLTRVILLTRSKQTRSDMKAVFDGTIDAVLSLDMSVNGLSHALGVVLLGGRIVSAELLDISDTAGSDVHALRQPSNGDEPRLSPRQSQILSAITDGLPNKEIARRLNVSEATVKVQVRIILSKIGVSNRTQAAVWAREHLRPSRAKVPSSPPPLALSA
- a CDS encoding CsgG/HfaB family protein, yielding MQTKRANWGVACALLGAIGIAGCSPQEFHGRKGVEPLYSFPVTDNSTPYSRCLADLSALRGPETKLPTFAVGEVADKTGKIDYEDEGHKISQGVSEMVMSALGRTGMVNLVERFDLRIPLAEMRMAEQKFIPARLTDFKLQSFDFLVLGAVTELNFNIVSGGLGLAIAGIGANARNVVINVALDIRVIDRRTFGVRFIRSLQKQIYGYEVEANVFRFFGTTLVEFEAGNIKNEPIQLGLRSVVEMAVYQIMTDFLGLPASSGCSLETGFFQNTPAPSERVSQ